The DNA region AGCTGTCAGAGCTACTAATCAACTTTGTTACTTTGAAAACTACCTAGTCGATCCAATTCTGAGCCTTGGATATGGCCTTCTTCCAGCCCGCGTAGGCCTCCTCCCGCCTCTCCTTGGACATGAGGGGATCGAAGCGGCGATCCTCCGCCCAGTGCTCCTTCAGCTCGTCGGTGGACTTCCAGAAGCCCACCGCAAGACCCGCCGCGTAGGCGGCCCCCAGGGCGGTGGTCTCGTTCACCTGGGGACGCACCACCTTGGACCCCAGGATGTCCGCCTGCATCTGCATGAGCAGGTCGTTCTTGACCGCCCCACCGTCCACCTTGAGCTCCGCCAAAGAGACCCCGGAGTCCTTGTTCATGGCCTCCACCACGTCCCTGGTCTGGTAGCAGATGCTCTCCAGGGTGGCCCTTACGATATGCTCCTTGCGGATGTAGCGGGTGAGCCCCACGATGGCCCCCCGGGCGCTCATGTCCCAGTAGGGAGCGTACAGGCCCGAGAAGGCGGGGACGAAGTATATCCCGCCGGAGTCCTCCACCTTGGAGGCGAAGTACTCGCTGTCCGGCGCCTCATCGAAGAGCCGCAGGTTGTCCCGGAGCCACTGGACCGCCGCACCGGTTATGGCGATGGAGCCCTCCAGGGCGTAGACGCACTTGCCCTCCTCCAAACTGTAGGCGGCGGTGGTCAGAAGCCCGTTCTTGGAAGGGGACGGGGTCTCCCCTATGTTCATCAGCATGAAGCACCCAGTCCCGTAGGTGTTCTTGGTGTCCCCCTTGCCGAAACAGGCCTGGCCAAAGAGGGCCGCCTGCTGGTCCCCCAGGTCCCCCGCCACGGGTATCTCAGCCCCAAAAGGACCGTCCGCCCTGGTGTGACCATACACACAGCTGGAGGGCATTA from Thermanaerovibrio acidaminovorans DSM 6589 includes:
- the glpK gene encoding glycerol kinase GlpK; translated protein: MSKKYVVAIDQGTTSTRCMVFDEKGLPVCSHQMEHVQIYPKPGWVEHDAMEIWSRTKDVIRGALEKGEIDPNEIASIGITNQRETTVVWEKATGKPIYNAIVWQCMRTQDFCAEWQKVPGWEQSRTGEGKVKDITGLLISPYFSGTKIKWILDNVPGARDRAAKGEILFGNIDTWLIWNLTGGPDGGVHVTDVSNASRTLLMDIKTLQWSEEMASFLDVPLAMMPKIMPSSCVYGHTRADGPFGAEIPVAGDLGDQQAALFGQACFGKGDTKNTYGTGCFMLMNIGETPSPSKNGLLTTAAYSLEEGKCVYALEGSIAITGAAVQWLRDNLRLFDEAPDSEYFASKVEDSGGIYFVPAFSGLYAPYWDMSARGAIVGLTRYIRKEHIVRATLESICYQTRDVVEAMNKDSGVSLAELKVDGGAVKNDLLMQMQADILGSKVVRPQVNETTALGAAYAAGLAVGFWKSTDELKEHWAEDRRFDPLMSKERREEAYAGWKKAISKAQNWID